The sequence ATCGATCCGCAAGGGCTCGTCCACGCGCTGGGCACCCTGGCGGCGGGGTTTGACGACCGCACCGGGGTCGAGCTGTCGTTCGTGAACCGCGTGTCCGGGTTCCGGATCGCGCCCGAGCGCGAGGTCGACGTGTTCCACATCGTGCAGGAGGCCCTCGCCAACGTGACCCGGCACGCGCACGCGCGTCACGCGACCATGACGTTGGACCGCGTGGCGGGCGGCTACGCGATCGTCATCGACGACGACGGCGTGGGCCTGCCCGGGACACCTGCGACAGTGGACGAGCGCGGCCATTACGGCATCGACATCATGCGCGAGCGTGCCCTCCGGCTGGGCGGCGCGGTGTCGATCGAACCGGCGCCGGTGCGCGGCACGCGCGTCCGGCTGACCTTCCCCGCGACGAGCCCGGTGCTGCCGATGCCACCGTTCCTCGCGACGGAAACCCGGGCCGGGCGCCCCTTGCCCGAGCAGGTCGGGCGCGCGCCGGCGACGGCCGTGAACCTGGAGGAGAGTCGGACGTGACCGAACCGATCAGTGTCGTCCTGATCGACGACCATAGCCTGTGCCGCCGGGGGCTCGCCGAACTCCTCGAGCAGCGCGCGGGGATCAGGGTGTTCGGAACCGCGGGCACGGCGGACGATGCCGTGCGCCTGCTTTCGACCACGAAGCCGGATCTCGCGATCATGGACCTGCGCATGGCCCCGGTCGACGGCTTCCGGCTGCTCGCGCTCATGCGCGAGCAGGGCATCGAGACGCCGGTCGTCGTGCTGACGATGAGCGACTCGCAGGACGACCTCGCACGCGCGTTCCGCGCCGGCGTCCGCGGCTACCTGTTGAAGGACATGGATCCCGACGACGTGGTCGACGCGATCCGGCGC is a genomic window of Burkholderiales bacterium containing:
- a CDS encoding response regulator, translated to MTEPISVVLIDDHSLCRRGLAELLEQRAGIRVFGTAGTADDAVRLLSTTKPDLAIMDLRMAPVDGFRLLALMREQGIETPVVVLTMSDSQDDLARAFRAGVRGYLLKDMDPDDVVDAIRRTARGEVVVAPTMAVKLVDMLLPGETKPRSREGYIRQLTEREREILQHLSSGKSNKAIAQALSISHDTVKLHVRHILSKLGLTSRVEAAVFAVEHRVASEQADPSHQASG